The following coding sequences are from one Kushneria phosphatilytica window:
- a CDS encoding lipoprotein-releasing ABC transporter permease subunit, producing MLDRLPFLIGLRYTRAKRRNHFISFISLTSMLGLTLGVAVLILVLSVMNGFDHELRSRVLGMVPHSRIEAVDGVKDWHSLADRLKQHPHVVGAAPYIQQQGMFSSGGSTAGAMVEGIDPAAEKRVSIIGNHMTAGHLDSLKPGSWGVVMGDLLARNLGVGVGDKVTLLVPEASVTPGGVFPRLKRFTVTGIFSVGAQVDSNLAYTSLKDMKALARQSGQAQGIRLKFDDLFKAHAITRDIINDLPPGYRGVDWTYTQGNLFQAIQMEKHLIGLLLMVIVAVAAFNIVSTLVMVVTDKHADIAILRTLGATPRTIMGIFIVQGLTIGIIGILLGLGIGVALALSISDIFEWIEAVFNVQFLNPNVYFISYLPSRLQWSDIAVIVGVAFALSFISTLYPAWRAARVQPAEVLRYE from the coding sequence ATGCTGGATCGCCTCCCATTTCTGATCGGTCTTCGCTATACCCGAGCGAAGCGACGCAATCATTTCATATCCTTCATTTCACTGACCTCAATGCTGGGGCTGACGCTGGGTGTGGCCGTATTGATCCTGGTGCTGTCAGTCATGAACGGCTTCGATCACGAGTTGCGGTCACGGGTGCTGGGCATGGTGCCGCACAGTCGTATCGAGGCCGTTGATGGAGTCAAGGACTGGCATTCGCTGGCCGATCGGCTGAAGCAGCACCCTCATGTGGTGGGGGCTGCCCCTTATATCCAGCAACAGGGCATGTTCTCATCGGGGGGGAGTACTGCTGGTGCCATGGTCGAGGGCATTGATCCCGCAGCTGAAAAGCGGGTGTCGATTATCGGGAACCACATGACCGCCGGCCATCTGGATTCGCTCAAGCCCGGTAGCTGGGGCGTCGTCATGGGAGATCTGCTGGCTCGCAATCTGGGCGTTGGCGTTGGCGATAAGGTGACTCTGCTGGTACCTGAAGCCTCGGTGACGCCAGGTGGCGTCTTCCCACGTCTCAAGCGTTTCACCGTCACCGGCATCTTCAGTGTTGGTGCACAGGTCGACAGCAATCTGGCCTATACCAGCCTCAAGGATATGAAGGCACTGGCACGTCAGTCCGGTCAGGCCCAGGGTATCCGGCTCAAGTTCGATGATCTCTTCAAGGCGCATGCCATTACCCGGGACATTATCAACGATCTGCCGCCGGGCTATCGCGGGGTGGACTGGACCTACACACAGGGCAACCTCTTTCAGGCGATCCAGATGGAGAAACATCTGATCGGTCTGCTGCTGATGGTGATTGTGGCCGTTGCCGCGTTCAATATCGTTTCGACGCTGGTCATGGTCGTGACCGACAAGCATGCCGATATCGCCATTCTGCGGACCCTGGGGGCGACACCTCGTACCATCATGGGCATTTTCATCGTGCAGGGACTGACCATCGGGATCATTGGCATTCTGCTGGGACTGGGAATCGGTGTTGCGCTGGCACTGTCGATTTCGGATATCTTCGAGTGGATCGAGGCGGTCTTCAATGTGCAGTTCCTCAATCCCAATGTGTACTTCATCAGCTATCTGCCCTCGCGGCTGCAGTGGAGTGATATTGCAGTCATCGTGGGCGTGGCCTTTGCCCTGAGCTTTATATCGACACTTTATCCGGCCTGGCGGGCGGCTCGTGTTCAACCTGCGGAGGTGCTGCGCTATGAATGA
- a CDS encoding ABC transporter ATP-binding protein, giving the protein MNDVMLECRQLVRIYREGPQEVTVLDQLEMTVSAGERVAVVGSSGSGKTTLLNLLGGLDRPTAGEIRIAGQTLEGLSESAIGSFRNRHIGFVYQFHHLLAEFTAVENVSMPLIIRGYRRNEAAEKAMALLERVGVGERGRHKPGELSGGERQRVAIARALVTDPSLVLMDEPTGNLDQTTAGSILALMDDVAARSRSAFVVVTHDRRIAAHQDRILTLDHGRLASEA; this is encoded by the coding sequence ATGAATGATGTCATGCTGGAATGCCGTCAGCTGGTGCGCATCTACCGAGAGGGACCACAGGAAGTGACCGTACTTGATCAGCTCGAGATGACGGTCAGTGCTGGTGAGCGGGTGGCAGTCGTTGGCAGTTCCGGTTCCGGCAAGACCACTCTGCTGAATCTGCTGGGCGGACTGGATAGACCTACTGCTGGCGAAATCCGGATTGCCGGGCAGACCCTGGAGGGGCTTTCGGAAAGTGCCATCGGAAGCTTTCGCAATCGGCATATCGGTTTCGTTTATCAGTTCCACCATCTGCTGGCAGAGTTTACGGCCGTCGAGAATGTCTCGATGCCGCTGATCATTCGCGGCTACCGACGCAATGAAGCAGCGGAAAAAGCCATGGCGCTGCTGGAACGCGTCGGTGTAGGAGAACGAGGGCGTCACAAACCGGGAGAGTTATCGGGTGGCGAACGTCAACGCGTTGCCATTGCTCGTGCATTGGTGACCGATCCCAGTCTGGTGCTGATGGATGAGCCGACCGGCAACCTTGATCAGACCACGGCCGGCAGCATTCTGGCGCTGATGGATGATGTGGCAGCTCGATCTCGCAGCGCTTTCGTGGTGGTGACACATGACCGTCGGATCGCCGCTCATCAGGACCGCATCCTGACGCTTGATCATGGTCGTTTGGCCTCAGAGGCCTGA
- a CDS encoding SDR family NAD(P)-dependent oxidoreductase — protein sequence MDLGIRGRVAIVTGAAGGLGFETARVLAEEGVRVVLSDTDTESLERRSAELGEHCCCHAGDLTRQADADALARCALDRFGAIDIVIHTAGITGAKGEPLEMSDSDFEATWQANLMSAVRIARATFPAMRERGWGRFVCISSENAVQPYWDEVVYNVSKAGLSAFIKNLSYREAKHGILCNTVAPAFIESPMTDGMMHQRSNELGISFEEAIASFLQEERPGIALGRRGQAHEVAGVIALLVSERGAFINGANLRVDGGAVMSVQN from the coding sequence ATGGATCTGGGAATCAGGGGTCGGGTCGCCATTGTGACCGGCGCAGCCGGTGGGCTGGGTTTCGAAACGGCACGTGTGCTGGCCGAGGAAGGTGTACGTGTCGTGCTCAGCGATACCGACACCGAGAGCCTTGAACGTCGCAGCGCCGAGCTGGGCGAGCACTGCTGCTGTCATGCCGGTGACCTGACACGTCAGGCGGACGCCGATGCGCTGGCACGGTGTGCGCTGGACCGCTTTGGCGCCATTGATATCGTGATACATACCGCCGGCATTACCGGCGCCAAGGGGGAGCCGCTGGAAATGAGTGACAGCGACTTCGAGGCGACCTGGCAGGCCAACCTGATGTCAGCGGTAAGGATTGCCCGCGCGACCTTTCCAGCCATGCGCGAACGCGGCTGGGGTCGATTTGTCTGTATCAGCTCCGAAAATGCCGTTCAACCCTACTGGGATGAGGTGGTCTATAACGTCTCCAAGGCAGGCCTCTCCGCTTTCATCAAGAATCTCTCTTACCGTGAGGCCAAACACGGCATTCTCTGCAATACGGTTGCCCCGGCCTTCATCGAGTCCCCCATGACCGATGGTATGATGCACCAGCGCAGCAACGAGCTTGGGATCTCGTTCGAGGAGGCGATAGCATCATTCCTGCAGGAAGAGCGGCCCGGCATTGCGCTTGGCCGTCGAGGCCAGGCACATGAGGTCGCCGGCGTCATCGCCCTGCTGGTCTCGGAGCGGGGGGCATTCATCAACGGCGCCAATCTGAGAGTTGATGGGGGCGCCGTCATGTCCGTGCAGAACTGA
- a CDS encoding DUF2062 domain-containing protein encodes MRRQLLQRYLPDPERLRRYRSLRFVHPLIDKRALWQVSRHTVANAFSVGLFCALLPIPCQMLVAALGAWVMRANLPLSIALVWLTNPLTMPVVFYTTYRVGAWVLQRPPMQLPDQLSVQWFATQLTDAMPSLVLGSLICAVVIGGLANVLTRLIWRWQITRLWRRRRRRHSRS; translated from the coding sequence ATGCGTCGCCAACTGCTTCAACGCTACCTGCCTGATCCGGAACGCCTGCGTCGTTACAGGTCACTGCGTTTCGTGCATCCGTTGATTGACAAGCGCGCCCTGTGGCAGGTCTCACGTCATACCGTCGCCAATGCGTTTTCGGTTGGGCTGTTCTGCGCGCTGTTGCCCATCCCCTGCCAGATGCTGGTCGCAGCTCTGGGTGCCTGGGTCATGCGGGCCAACCTGCCACTATCGATTGCGCTGGTCTGGTTGACCAATCCTCTGACCATGCCGGTCGTGTTCTACACCACCTATCGAGTGGGTGCCTGGGTGCTTCAGCGACCGCCCATGCAGTTACCCGATCAGCTCAGTGTGCAATGGTTTGCTACTCAATTGACCGACGCCATGCCCTCTCTGGTGCTCGGCTCGCTGATCTGTGCCGTGGTTATCGGCGGTCTGGCCAATGTCTTGACCCGTTTGATCTGGCGTTGGCAAATCACCCGCCTATGGCGCCGGCGCCGTCGTCGCCACTCCAGATCCTGA
- a CDS encoding DNA internalization-related competence protein ComEC/Rec2, with amino-acid sequence MSFRLPLMAMSAIASVWLALRGIAVVVPLWMLLMLLALALCQRVMLACLLGALLAAAHAIVLEPFLLPDGLAGQDARLTGRIIKLESLGGHDRLVLVPEDCQPLQDDLPGCRKIGQVRLNWYHPPELAVGQRWQITARLKPPHGYANPETFDYRQWLIRKGIGATGYVRTSPRPILLDNAPRFAGGWLARQLEQHAPSAAAHQWLAALTLGQGEALTKKQWEALAATGTTHLMVISGLHVALVAGWVLLLCRGLGRLLQPTRWRMLDWPWLVAAMAAFGYAALSGFGAPALRAAIMTLIALWIASGRHAPGVWQGFWLALLLVVVCQPLQIVAPGLWLSFAAVAALIVAWRWRPRGRMLPVLLRTQWLLGLVTAAASLWAFDRISLIALPVNLVAIPWVTLVMVPLGLLGWLLMPLPMLTDWLWQLFGMSAEGFAWVISTLAASFPAWSPPDWVKLPLSALLILMALFWLIPGLDLRWRSLASLCLLVVLPGLAPSAADDRHWAVVVHDIGQGELVEIRTAHSRWLYDTGPRFPSGFAPIMTLWHNAQHFDGVIVSHADLDHAGGVQVLAKEHEVSRWWAPTRHTMSVANITPCRAGAAWRVDGITFRFLWPMADVTLPAEDNDRSCVLAITDGEHRVLLTGDADTTVERQLLSHLAPGPITLLVAGHHGSNSSSGESLISYLQPYHVIFSAGYLNRYRHPADTVVRRFDRLRSCLWNTAVDGAVTLDMTRDGGSRIHATRKSENDRMAGAGVEGGCAGVESAPLSGALHAGQQRTSDTS; translated from the coding sequence TTGAGCTTTCGTCTACCGTTGATGGCGATGAGCGCCATCGCCAGTGTCTGGCTGGCACTCAGAGGGATAGCTGTAGTGGTCCCCCTCTGGATGTTGCTGATGCTATTGGCTCTGGCACTGTGTCAACGGGTAATGCTGGCCTGTTTGCTGGGGGCTTTATTGGCTGCTGCTCATGCCATCGTACTCGAGCCCTTCCTGTTGCCGGATGGTTTGGCAGGGCAGGATGCACGCCTTACCGGCCGAATTATCAAGCTTGAGTCACTCGGTGGCCATGATCGGCTGGTGCTTGTCCCGGAAGATTGTCAGCCACTTCAGGATGATTTACCGGGCTGCAGGAAAATTGGGCAAGTGCGCCTGAACTGGTATCACCCGCCCGAGCTTGCCGTTGGTCAGCGCTGGCAGATCACGGCACGATTGAAACCACCTCATGGTTATGCCAACCCGGAGACCTTCGATTATCGCCAGTGGCTGATCCGTAAGGGAATCGGTGCTACCGGCTATGTACGTACCTCGCCCCGCCCGATATTGCTTGATAACGCCCCTCGTTTTGCTGGTGGCTGGCTGGCGCGACAGTTGGAGCAGCATGCTCCTTCAGCCGCTGCACATCAATGGTTGGCAGCACTTACCCTGGGGCAGGGTGAGGCGCTGACGAAAAAACAGTGGGAGGCTCTGGCGGCAACCGGTACCACCCACCTGATGGTTATTTCCGGACTGCATGTGGCGCTGGTTGCAGGTTGGGTGCTGCTGCTCTGTCGAGGGCTGGGCCGACTGCTGCAACCGACTCGCTGGCGCATGCTGGACTGGCCATGGCTGGTGGCGGCGATGGCAGCCTTTGGTTATGCGGCACTCTCCGGATTCGGGGCGCCGGCGCTTCGGGCTGCCATCATGACGCTCATCGCGCTCTGGATAGCCAGCGGGCGTCATGCCCCTGGTGTCTGGCAGGGGTTCTGGTTGGCGTTGTTGCTGGTCGTAGTGTGCCAGCCCCTGCAAATTGTGGCGCCCGGTCTATGGTTGTCTTTCGCTGCCGTAGCCGCTTTGATTGTGGCCTGGCGATGGCGCCCGCGGGGGCGGATGCTGCCTGTGCTGCTGAGAACACAATGGCTTCTGGGGTTGGTAACGGCTGCAGCGTCGCTATGGGCTTTTGACCGAATTTCGCTGATTGCGCTGCCGGTCAATCTGGTCGCCATTCCCTGGGTAACACTGGTCATGGTCCCGTTGGGGCTTCTTGGCTGGCTGTTAATGCCTCTGCCCATGCTGACCGACTGGCTCTGGCAACTGTTCGGTATGAGCGCCGAAGGGTTCGCGTGGGTCATTTCCACACTTGCCGCGTCTTTTCCTGCCTGGTCCCCGCCGGATTGGGTGAAGTTGCCCTTGTCAGCCCTGCTGATTCTGATGGCGCTTTTCTGGTTGATTCCGGGACTCGATCTGCGTTGGCGTAGCCTGGCTTCATTGTGCTTGCTGGTGGTGCTGCCCGGGCTGGCTCCATCCGCGGCAGATGATCGTCATTGGGCGGTTGTTGTGCATGATATCGGTCAGGGAGAGCTGGTCGAGATTCGTACGGCCCATTCGCGCTGGCTCTATGATACCGGCCCTCGGTTCCCGAGTGGTTTTGCGCCGATCATGACGCTATGGCATAACGCACAACACTTTGATGGGGTTATTGTCAGTCACGCTGATCTGGATCACGCTGGCGGGGTTCAGGTACTTGCCAAAGAACATGAGGTAAGTCGCTGGTGGGCACCCACCCGGCATACCATGTCGGTAGCCAATATCACTCCCTGTCGTGCTGGTGCAGCGTGGCGTGTTGATGGCATCACGTTCCGTTTTCTGTGGCCCATGGCAGATGTCACTCTGCCGGCTGAAGATAATGATCGCTCCTGTGTGCTTGCCATCACCGATGGAGAACATCGGGTGTTGCTGACCGGCGATGCCGATACCACTGTTGAGCGGCAACTGTTGTCTCATCTGGCGCCAGGTCCGATCACATTACTGGTCGCAGGTCATCACGGCAGTAACAGCAGTTCGGGAGAGTCGCTGATCAGTTACCTGCAGCCATACCATGTCATTTTCAGTGCCGGCTATCTCAACCGCTATCGTCATCCGGCTGATACTGTGGTCAGGCGTTTTGATCGCTTGCGCAGCTGTCTCTGGAATACGGCGGTAGATGGGGCGGTGACGCTTGATATGACACGTGATGGTGGCAGCCGCATTCATGCCACAAGGAAGAGTGAAAATGATCGGATGGCCGGTGCCGGTGTCGAAGGTGGCTGTGCTGGGGTAGAATCAGCGCCGCTGTCCGGTGCCTTGCATGCCGGTCAGCAGCGAACATCCGACACGTCGTGA
- the msbA gene encoding lipid A export permease/ATP-binding protein MsbA: MKDNTSWVLYKRLLKYVRPFWKAFVVALIGNAIYAGSSTLMARIMEYLTNGIQNPDADFRMLMPLMLIGIFIARGFGTFLGSYGMEYVARNVVHRLRVEVFDRLLHLPGRFFDQHSSGHLISRVTYHVEQVTGAATKALNVVLQEGMLVAGLTVYLFWTNWKLMLVFIAVTPLIGGVVSYASRRFRRLSRRIQRSVGDVTHVASEAISGYRVVRMHGAQSYEYRRFHQASDYNRRQSLKEALTKAISAPVIQTLVAVSLAVLVWLALAPDLLGDMNAGEFVGFLTAASMMIKPIKSLTDINGLIQKGLAASQELFELMDRDPEPDQGDIDPGRVEGRVRLSKVGFRYGAELPDVLQDINLEVEPGEMIALVGRSGSGKTTLVNLLPRFYDATRGSIMLDDIELEAFDLKALRRQIALVNQQVTLFNATITDNIAYGIDNPDPDAVQAAAKAAYADEFIERLPHGYDTVVGDNGVMLSGGQRQRIAIARAIFRDAPLLILDEATSALDTESERYIQQALEEVCRGRTTFVIAHRLSTIERADRILVMDQGRIIEQGTHQQLLAQEGAYAALYRVQFQEEPSRVDELT; the protein is encoded by the coding sequence GTGAAAGACAATACCAGCTGGGTGCTCTACAAGCGCCTGCTCAAGTATGTGCGTCCGTTCTGGAAGGCATTCGTGGTAGCCCTGATTGGCAATGCCATCTATGCCGGTTCCAGTACGCTGATGGCGCGCATCATGGAATACCTGACCAATGGCATTCAGAATCCCGACGCCGATTTTCGGATGTTGATGCCGCTGATGCTGATCGGCATCTTCATCGCTCGGGGCTTCGGAACCTTTCTGGGGTCCTATGGTATGGAATATGTGGCTCGTAATGTGGTGCACCGCTTGCGGGTCGAGGTGTTCGATCGCCTGCTGCATCTTCCCGGGCGTTTTTTTGATCAACACTCCAGTGGTCATCTGATTTCACGTGTCACCTATCACGTTGAACAGGTGACCGGCGCCGCCACCAAGGCTCTGAATGTTGTCCTGCAGGAGGGCATGCTGGTTGCTGGTCTGACTGTCTATCTGTTCTGGACCAACTGGAAACTGATGCTGGTCTTCATTGCTGTGACACCGCTGATCGGAGGTGTGGTCAGTTATGCCAGCCGCCGATTCCGGCGGCTGTCGCGGCGCATTCAGCGCTCGGTGGGTGATGTCACCCATGTCGCTTCCGAAGCCATTTCCGGCTATCGGGTAGTGCGGATGCATGGTGCTCAGTCGTATGAGTATCGTCGTTTTCATCAGGCGAGTGACTACAATCGTCGTCAGAGCCTCAAGGAGGCGTTAACCAAGGCTATCAGTGCGCCGGTCATTCAGACCCTTGTTGCCGTTTCGCTGGCCGTACTGGTATGGCTGGCGCTGGCGCCGGATCTCCTTGGCGATATGAATGCCGGTGAGTTTGTTGGTTTCCTGACGGCTGCCTCGATGATGATCAAGCCGATCAAGTCATTGACCGACATCAATGGGTTGATCCAGAAGGGGCTGGCGGCGTCCCAGGAACTGTTCGAACTGATGGATCGTGATCCCGAGCCGGACCAGGGCGATATCGACCCCGGACGCGTCGAGGGTCGGGTCAGGCTGTCGAAGGTTGGTTTTCGCTACGGTGCGGAACTTCCGGATGTATTGCAGGATATCAACCTTGAGGTTGAGCCCGGTGAGATGATTGCTCTGGTGGGGCGTTCGGGAAGTGGCAAGACTACCCTGGTCAATTTGTTGCCACGTTTTTACGATGCGACCCGGGGCAGCATCATGCTCGATGACATCGAACTGGAGGCCTTCGATCTCAAGGCGTTGCGTCGCCAGATTGCACTGGTCAATCAACAGGTTACGCTGTTCAACGCGACCATTACCGATAATATCGCCTATGGCATCGACAATCCGGATCCCGACGCTGTGCAGGCTGCTGCCAAAGCGGCCTATGCCGATGAGTTCATTGAGCGCTTGCCTCATGGCTATGACACCGTGGTAGGTGACAATGGCGTCATGCTTTCAGGGGGACAGCGTCAGCGTATTGCCATTGCTCGTGCCATTTTCCGTGATGCGCCATTGCTGATTCTGGATGAGGCGACTTCGGCACTGGATACGGAGTCCGAGCGCTACATCCAGCAGGCACTCGAGGAGGTCTGTCGAGGGCGCACGACCTTCGTTATTGCTCATCGACTGTCAACCATTGAGCGAGCCGATCGCATTCTGGTAATGGATCAGGGACGGATTATCGAGCAGGGCACCCATCAGCAATTGCTGGCTCAGGAGGGTGCCTATGCGGCGCTCTACCGTGTCCAGTTCCAGGAAGAGCCTTCACGTGTCGACGAGTTGACCTGA
- the lpxK gene encoding tetraacyldisaccharide 4'-kinase, which translates to MRRLEQAWYSDAGWVKLLTPLELLYRSVVRRRRRAFQSGHRETWHASVPVIVVGNITLGGTGKSPLVAWLGRWLRDQGWHPGIISRGYGGHASRYPLYVDETTDTAYAGDEPVMLAQQTQLPVAVDPDRPRAARKLIAAGCDILLSDDGLQHFPLGRDIELVVVDGQKGFGNHRCLPVGPLREPLDRLADVDAVITNGDLGVRVPASQYSMTLVPHAWRHLNDNVCYSIADRPFSGRVHALAGIGNPARFFRTLERLEVDFEQHPFPDHYRFTAQDLRFADNRPVVMTAKDAVKCRRFANERCWALDIEARPEAELIEWLRQRLETL; encoded by the coding sequence ATGCGCCGACTTGAACAGGCCTGGTACAGTGATGCCGGCTGGGTAAAGCTGCTGACGCCACTGGAGCTTTTGTATCGTTCGGTCGTACGCCGACGTCGTCGTGCTTTCCAGAGTGGTCACCGGGAAACATGGCACGCTTCGGTGCCGGTCATTGTGGTGGGCAATATTACTCTCGGTGGTACCGGCAAATCGCCGCTGGTGGCCTGGCTGGGTCGCTGGCTGCGTGATCAGGGTTGGCATCCGGGGATCATTTCGCGCGGTTATGGCGGACATGCCTCGCGTTATCCGCTGTATGTCGATGAAACCACTGACACGGCCTATGCCGGTGATGAGCCGGTGATGCTGGCGCAGCAGACCCAGTTACCGGTAGCCGTGGACCCCGATCGCCCGCGGGCGGCTCGCAAGCTGATTGCGGCAGGCTGCGATATCCTGCTGTCCGATGATGGTCTGCAGCATTTTCCGCTGGGGCGGGACATCGAGCTGGTGGTGGTGGATGGACAAAAGGGTTTCGGCAATCATCGTTGCCTGCCGGTAGGTCCATTGCGCGAGCCGCTTGATCGTCTGGCCGATGTGGATGCCGTGATTACCAATGGTGATCTGGGCGTGCGCGTGCCGGCCAGCCAGTATTCCATGACACTGGTACCGCATGCCTGGCGACATCTCAATGACAATGTCTGCTACAGCATTGCCGATCGTCCTTTCTCGGGACGGGTACATGCCTTGGCGGGTATTGGTAATCCGGCTCGTTTTTTTCGGACTCTGGAGCGGCTTGAAGTGGATTTCGAGCAGCATCCCTTCCCCGATCATTATCGCTTTACCGCCCAGGATTTACGTTTTGCGGATAATCGACCGGTCGTAATGACCGCCAAGGATGCGGTCAAGTGCCGGCGTTTTGCCAACGAGCGCTGTTGGGCGCTGGATATCGAGGCGCGCCCCGAGGCGGAACTGATCGAGTGGTTACGCCAGCGTCTCGAGACGCTGTAA
- a CDS encoding Trm112 family protein — protein MDKEMLALLVCPRSQGKLIHDRQAGELICRESGLAYPIRDGIPVMLEDQARVLSVEEKLGKATPGHE, from the coding sequence ATGGACAAGGAAATGCTCGCGCTGCTGGTCTGTCCTCGAAGCCAGGGTAAGCTGATCCATGATCGACAGGCCGGTGAACTGATCTGTCGCGAAAGCGGACTGGCCTATCCGATCCGCGATGGCATTCCGGTGATGCTTGAAGATCAGGCGCGTGTGCTCAGCGTCGAAGAAAAACTGGGCAAGGCGACTCCCGGGCATGAGTGA
- the kdsB gene encoding 3-deoxy-manno-octulosonate cytidylyltransferase produces MSESLAIIPARYGSSRLPGKPLIELAGRPMIEHVWRRAYEAGLDRVLIATDDERIANAARGFGAEVLMTRDDHANGTARLAEVVERLELSDEACIVNVQGDEPLLPPSMIERVLSRLLEDEGAAMATLAEPLEAHEVLLRPGTVKVVCDARGRALYFSRAPIPWDRDRFSEGVSVDLSGGHWRRHVGLYAYRAGFLRTYAALPEAPIERLEQLEQLRAIYHGHVISVAETSDHWAPGVDTPEDVERIRGIMEAAQ; encoded by the coding sequence ATGAGTGAGTCGCTGGCCATTATCCCGGCCCGCTATGGTTCCAGTCGTTTGCCCGGCAAGCCGTTGATCGAGCTTGCCGGGCGTCCCATGATCGAACATGTCTGGCGGCGGGCGTATGAGGCCGGGCTCGATCGGGTGCTGATCGCGACCGATGATGAGCGGATTGCCAATGCCGCCCGCGGTTTCGGCGCGGAAGTCCTCATGACACGTGATGATCATGCCAATGGTACGGCGCGCCTGGCTGAAGTGGTGGAGCGTCTTGAGCTTTCGGATGAAGCCTGCATCGTCAACGTACAGGGTGATGAGCCTCTGTTACCGCCCAGCATGATCGAGCGGGTTCTCTCACGCCTGCTTGAGGATGAAGGCGCTGCGATGGCGACCCTGGCCGAGCCGCTTGAAGCTCATGAGGTGTTGCTGCGTCCCGGGACGGTCAAAGTGGTTTGCGATGCGCGCGGCCGGGCGCTCTATTTCTCCCGAGCACCGATCCCCTGGGATCGCGATCGGTTCAGTGAAGGCGTTTCGGTCGATCTGTCGGGAGGTCATTGGCGGCGGCACGTTGGACTTTATGCCTATCGGGCTGGTTTCCTGCGTACCTATGCCGCTTTACCGGAAGCTCCGATTGAGCGTCTGGAGCAGCTTGAGCAACTGCGAGCCATCTACCACGGTCATGTCATCAGCGTAGCGGAGACAAGTGACCACTGGGCGCCGGGCGTCGATACTCCGGAAGATGTTGAACGCATTCGCGGTATCATGGAGGCCGCCCAATGA
- a CDS encoding low molecular weight protein-tyrosine-phosphatase: MIQVLFVCLGNICRSPTAEGVLREKLKREGLADSITVDSCGVGDYHVGEGPDARAIREARSRDINIEALVARQLQAKDFEKFDYLLAMDESNLAAIRKRQPAASRAHVALLMDFAEGETHDIPDPYFDSEEGFTRVYELIDQACNGLIAHLRRQYHL, translated from the coding sequence ATGATTCAGGTGCTGTTTGTTTGCCTGGGCAATATCTGTCGCTCTCCGACAGCCGAAGGGGTGTTGCGTGAAAAACTGAAGCGTGAGGGGCTTGCTGACAGTATCACTGTGGATTCCTGCGGGGTCGGTGACTATCACGTAGGTGAAGGGCCCGACGCGCGAGCCATTCGGGAAGCCCGCAGCCGTGATATCAATATCGAGGCGCTGGTGGCGCGCCAGTTACAGGCGAAGGACTTCGAAAAGTTCGATTACCTGCTGGCGATGGACGAATCCAATCTTGCTGCCATCAGGAAGCGCCAACCCGCCGCTAGTCGGGCGCATGTGGCACTGTTGATGGATTTCGCCGAGGGTGAAACCCACGATATACCGGATCCCTATTTCGATAGTGAAGAGGGCTTCACGCGGGTCTACGAACTGATTGACCAGGCCTGTAACGGTCTGATTGCCCATCTGCGCCGGCAGTATCATCTGTAA